The genomic DNA CTGGTTCCCGGAGGGGGCAGCTCCACCCCCCTGCACTTCACGCTCCTGGGCGACGCCCTCTATTTCCTGGTGCAGGACACCTCGGGCGGACGCGCGCTGTGGAAGACGGATGGCACCGAGGCGGGCACCGTCCAGGTGACGGACATCCGCAACGTCGAGAACCGCTCCTCCGTCGTGAGCATCCTGGGCGTCCTGGAGGACACCCTCTACTTCGTGGCCGGCGCGGACGGCACGGGCTACGAGCTGTGGAAGACGGATGGCACGAGCTACTCCCTGGTGAAGGACATCGCTCCCGGCAACCAGGACTCCGGACCCGATCACTTCACGCGGCTCGGCGACAGCTTCTACTTCACCGCGACCGACGGCACCTCCGGCGTCGAGCTGTGGAAATCGGATGGCACCGAGGCGGGCACCCTCCGGGTCAAGGACATCTACCCGGGGGCCGGCAGCGCCACGCCGCTCGCCCTCACGGCGCTCGGCGGCCACCTCTATTTCACCGCCAACGATGGCACCACGGGCGCCGAGCTGTGGAAGACGGACGGCACCGAGGCGGGCACCCTTCGGGTCAAGGACATCCTCCCCGGCCCTCGGGGCGGCGTGCTCGCCGAGGCCTTGCTCGCGCTCCCCACCGAGCAGCTGGTGCTCTTCGCCGCCAACGATGGTGTGCATGGCACCGAGCTGTGGCGCTCGGATGGCACCGAGGCGGGCACCTTCCTGCTGCACGACATCGCCCCGTGGCGGCTCGGTTCGGAGCCCTCGGGTTTCACCTTCTACGGGGATTCGATCATCTTCAGCGCGAGCGACGGACGGCATGGCCAGGAGCCATGGACGATGCCCCGCGCGAGGCTCGTCAACAGCGTGCCTCCCGGCATCACGTGTCCCGCCGACCAGACCGTCGAGGCGCAGCAGGCCCTGGGCGCGGCGGTCGACTTCGAGCCCGCGGAGGCCACGGATGATGACCCCACCCTGCCGCCCGCCGTCTCCTACAGCCACGAGTCAGGAGGCCTCTTCCTCTTTGGCACCACCCAGGTGACGGCCACGGCGCGCGACGCGGCGGGCCTGGTGGCCTCGTGTACCTTCAACGTCACGGTCCAGGACACGACGCCTCCCGAGGTCTTCTGTCCCACGACCGCCACGGTGGAGGCCACGAGCGCCGAGGGGGCGCTCGTCTCCTTCCCCCTGCCCTGGGCCAAGGACGCGGTCACCCACCAGCCGCATGTCGACACCTACCCCTTCTCCGGTACCGTCTTCCCCCAGGGCGACACGACGGTGACGGTGACGGCCACCGATGACCTCGGCAACAGCAACCAGTGCACCTTCACCGTGAGCGTGCGCGACACGACGGCCTCCACGCTGACGTGTCCGGCGGATCAGCTCGTCGAGGCCGAGGACGCGAGCGGCGCCATCGCCACGTGGCCGCCCGCGGAGGCCTCGGACCCCGTGTCCACCCCCGTCCTCACGTACGCTCACACCTCCGGGGAGCGCTTCCCACTCGGCAAGACACCCGTCGAGGTCACGGCGAGGGACGAAGCGGGCAACGTCTCGCGCTGCACCTTCCACGTCATCATCCGGGACTCGGTGGCGCCCACGCTCAAGTGCCCGGCCGCCATCGAGCTCGAGGCGACGGGCCCCGAGGGCGCTCCAGCGGACTTCCTGGTGACGAACGTGGTGGACAACATCTCCTCCGTCACCGTGAGGACCCTCCCCAGTTCGGGAGACACCTTCCCCGTCGGCGAGACCTCCGTGCGGGTCCTGGCCGAGGACACCTCGGGCAACGTGAGCGAGTGCCGCTTCTCCGTCCGGGTGAACGACACCCTGCCGCCGCTGCTCACGTGCCCTCAGACGGTGGTCGTCCCGGAGGGGCCGGTGAAGGTGACGCTGCCCACGCCGGCCGTCACGGACCGGGTCACTCCGGAACCGGCCATCACGTTCTCCCCGGCGAGCGGCAGCGAGTTCCCGCTAGGAGACACTTCCGTGGAGGTGACAGCGACCGATGCTTCGGGCAACATCGCCCAGTGCACGTTCACCGTGCATGTCGAGAAGGCCAAGAGCGGCTGCTCCGCCGCTCCGGCGAGCATGGGGGCCTCGGGCTGGATGGGCCTCTTGTCGCTCCTGGCGTTCGCGGCCCGCCGCAAGGCGAGATCATCCACAGGGGGAGTCCGATGAGCCCGTCCCATGCCCCGCAGCTTCACTTCCGCACATGCAACCTGTGCGAGGCCATGTGCGGGCTGCGCATCGAGACGGACGGGAGCAAGGTGCTCTCCATCCGCGGCGATGACGAGGATCCCTTCAGCCAGGGCCACATCTGTCCCAAGGCCGTCGCGCTACAGGACCTGCACGAGGATCCGGACCGGCTGCGCCACCCCGTGCGCCGCACCGCCTCGGGCTGGGAGCGCATGTCCTGGAAGGACGCGCTCGACGAGACCGCGAACCGGCTGCACGCGGTGCAGAAGGCCCACGGCAAGGACGCGGTGGGCGTGT from Melittangium boletus DSM 14713 includes the following:
- a CDS encoding ELWxxDGT repeat protein — its product is MVKANTGLLSLCVLVLGAACAEPIHDAPVPAPLKATRRALGEGPASQMVDVGTSADNALAPRPASLTAAGTTLLFSADDGTTGRELWRLTPVGPALLADISPGNASAEPSQLFYSRGLTWFSATNGQQGLELWRTDGTTTGTVMVKDIQPGPASSRPANFTEYKGWIFFSADDGDKGNELWRTDGTAAGTVRLVDLYLGAGDGNPRAFTEMDGQLYFTATGNGGTRQLWRTNGTPGGTVRLGQNVTVSSSATSRELVRSGRVIYFAGDNGTGGNELWKTDGTEEGTVRVKDILPGALSSDPLQLTVLGNAVYFVATDGTTGRELWKSDGTEAGTQRVLELTPGNNTVETPDSLVATASRLFFRMKDATRVETSLHVTDGTAAGTQKLVDFKALGGKGPLSMKEHGNTLYFTGSQTIPFNYGIEVWTSDGTVAGTKAIGNNFLPDSSTAPVPGSFTVWEDNVYFTAIAPGTGLDPDPAVPTLWRTRGTVATTRPVGSDLTPPPTRGSSPVPFVNWNGALYFTSFEPYAAARLWRTEGTAATTVALKDIVPKIELQFSSTQGLTSLTPLGDALYFAALPRVSTGYQLWKTGGTPATTTQVSSRVSLSLYDYPNPIELAAFGGALFFAGQDAAHGVELWKTDGTDAGTVLVKDLVPGGGSSTPLHFTLLGDALYFLVQDTSGGRALWKTDGTEAGTVQVTDIRNVENRSSVVSILGVLEDTLYFVAGADGTGYELWKTDGTSYSLVKDIAPGNQDSGPDHFTRLGDSFYFTATDGTSGVELWKSDGTEAGTLRVKDIYPGAGSATPLALTALGGHLYFTANDGTTGAELWKTDGTEAGTLRVKDILPGPRGGVLAEALLALPTEQLVLFAANDGVHGTELWRSDGTEAGTFLLHDIAPWRLGSEPSGFTFYGDSIIFSASDGRHGQEPWTMPRARLVNSVPPGITCPADQTVEAQQALGAAVDFEPAEATDDDPTLPPAVSYSHESGGLFLFGTTQVTATARDAAGLVASCTFNVTVQDTTPPEVFCPTTATVEATSAEGALVSFPLPWAKDAVTHQPHVDTYPFSGTVFPQGDTTVTVTATDDLGNSNQCTFTVSVRDTTASTLTCPADQLVEAEDASGAIATWPPAEASDPVSTPVLTYAHTSGERFPLGKTPVEVTARDEAGNVSRCTFHVIIRDSVAPTLKCPAAIELEATGPEGAPADFLVTNVVDNISSVTVRTLPSSGDTFPVGETSVRVLAEDTSGNVSECRFSVRVNDTLPPLLTCPQTVVVPEGPVKVTLPTPAVTDRVTPEPAITFSPASGSEFPLGDTSVEVTATDASGNIAQCTFTVHVEKAKSGCSAAPASMGASGWMGLLSLLAFAARRKARSSTGGVR